A part of Planococcus sp. MB-3u-03 genomic DNA contains:
- the pcrA gene encoding DNA helicase PcrA, with protein sequence MELITKNLLRGMNPEQEEAVKTTEGPLLIMAGAGSGKTRVLTHRIAYLVLEKQVYPSNILAITFTNKAAREMRNRIDGLLGHGTGDRMWVSTFHSMCVRILRRNIDRLGFSKSFSILDTTDQLTVIKNVLKQQNLDPKKYEPRTMLNAISSSKNECIDAETFAANANQFNPYEKTVAEVFTGYQKRLQKNQSLDFDDLIMMTLRLFETVPDVLEYYQDKFHYIHVDEYQDTNNAQYQLVQLMAKKFKNICVVGDSDQSIYRWRGADITNILSFEKDYPDAKVIMLEQNYRSTKRILQAANDVIQKNTSRYPKELRTDNDEGPAITLHKAGDERQEAQYIVQTIQNLMQEEGYKTSDFAILYRTNAQSRILEEMFVKSNMSYTIVGGTKFYDRKEIKDLLAYLRLIANNEDDLSLARIINEPKRGIGATSFEKMARFAIEQDRTIMDSLQEADFMGLTAKTAQTALEFRAMIAGFTEMQEFLSVTELVEEVLKKSGYRQMLQNDKTIEGESRLENLDEFLTVTQAFEKQSDDKSLVAFLTDLALIADIDSLDEEEEQGDGPIILMTMHAAKGLEFPVVFIAGLEENVFPHSRSNNDEEELEEERRLAYVGITRAEKRLYLTHASSRTIFGKSNFNMPSRFISEISEDLIEQTFANHRAGAATSYKQAPKRKAVIKPSYQASGGDRLGWKTGDRAKHKKWGTGTVVNVKGDGEQTELDIAFPSPTGIKRLLAKFAPIEKE encoded by the coding sequence ATGGAATTAATCACAAAAAATCTGTTGCGGGGGATGAACCCCGAGCAGGAAGAAGCAGTCAAAACAACAGAAGGCCCGCTATTGATCATGGCCGGTGCGGGATCCGGGAAAACGCGTGTGTTGACACATCGCATCGCATACTTGGTGCTGGAAAAACAAGTCTACCCATCCAATATCCTGGCGATCACGTTCACCAATAAAGCCGCGCGCGAAATGCGCAACCGGATCGATGGGCTGCTCGGCCACGGAACAGGCGACCGCATGTGGGTGTCAACCTTTCACTCGATGTGCGTGCGCATCCTGCGCCGCAATATCGACCGCTTGGGCTTTTCGAAAAGCTTCTCGATTTTGGATACGACCGATCAATTGACGGTCATCAAAAACGTCTTGAAGCAGCAAAACCTGGACCCGAAAAAATACGAGCCGCGGACGATGCTGAATGCCATTTCGTCGTCGAAAAACGAATGCATCGATGCGGAAACCTTCGCAGCGAATGCCAATCAATTCAACCCGTATGAAAAAACGGTCGCGGAAGTGTTCACGGGCTACCAGAAGCGCCTCCAGAAAAACCAGTCGCTCGATTTCGACGATTTGATCATGATGACTTTAAGGCTCTTTGAAACGGTCCCGGATGTGCTGGAATATTATCAGGATAAATTCCACTATATCCATGTCGATGAATACCAAGATACGAACAACGCCCAGTACCAACTGGTGCAATTAATGGCGAAGAAATTCAAGAATATTTGCGTTGTCGGCGATTCCGACCAGTCGATTTACCGTTGGCGCGGGGCGGATATCACCAATATCCTGTCGTTCGAAAAGGATTATCCGGACGCCAAAGTGATCATGCTCGAACAGAATTATCGTTCGACCAAACGCATTTTGCAGGCGGCAAACGACGTCATCCAGAAAAACACGAGCCGCTATCCGAAAGAATTGCGCACCGACAACGACGAAGGGCCGGCGATCACGCTCCATAAAGCGGGTGATGAGCGCCAGGAAGCCCAGTACATCGTCCAGACCATCCAAAACCTCATGCAGGAAGAAGGATACAAAACCTCTGATTTCGCCATTCTCTATCGGACCAATGCCCAATCGCGTATTTTAGAGGAAATGTTCGTTAAATCGAATATGAGCTATACAATCGTCGGCGGCACGAAGTTCTATGACCGCAAGGAAATCAAGGACTTGCTCGCGTATTTGCGCTTGATTGCCAATAACGAAGATGACCTGTCGCTCGCGCGCATCATTAATGAACCGAAGCGAGGGATCGGTGCGACGTCATTCGAGAAAATGGCGCGCTTTGCCATCGAACAGGACCGCACCATCATGGATTCCTTGCAGGAAGCGGATTTCATGGGCTTGACGGCGAAAACCGCACAGACCGCGCTTGAATTCCGTGCGATGATCGCCGGATTCACCGAAATGCAGGAATTTCTGTCGGTGACGGAATTGGTGGAAGAAGTGCTGAAGAAATCCGGTTACCGCCAGATGCTCCAAAACGACAAGACCATCGAAGGCGAAAGCCGCCTCGAAAACTTGGATGAGTTCTTGACCGTGACGCAAGCGTTCGAAAAACAAAGCGATGACAAGTCATTGGTAGCGTTCCTGACCGATTTGGCTTTGATTGCAGATATCGATTCATTGGACGAGGAAGAAGAACAAGGCGATGGCCCGATCATCCTCATGACGATGCATGCAGCGAAAGGCCTGGAATTCCCGGTCGTGTTTATCGCTGGGCTGGAAGAAAACGTCTTCCCGCATTCGCGTTCGAATAATGACGAGGAAGAATTGGAAGAAGAACGGCGCTTGGCATATGTTGGCATCACGCGCGCCGAGAAACGGCTGTATTTGACGCATGCTTCGTCACGGACGATTTTCGGCAAGAGCAATTTCAATATGCCGTCGCGCTTCATCTCTGAAATTTCGGAAGATCTCATCGAGCAGACGTTTGCCAATCACCGTGCAGGCGCAGCGACGAGTTATAAGCAGGCACCGAAACGCAAAGCGGTCATAAAGCCTTCCTACCAAGCATCCGGCGGCGATCGGCTGGGCTGGAAAACAGGCGACCGCGCGAAGCATAAAAAATGGGGCACAGGCACTGTCGTTAATGTCAAAGGCGACGGCGAACAAACAGAACTTGATATCGCCTTCCCAAGCCCGACAGGCATCAAGCGGCTGCTCGCAAAATTTGCGCCGATCGAAAAAGAATGA
- the ligA gene encoding NAD-dependent DNA ligase LigA: MDRIKAEERVTELNELLRNYGHAYYVLDKPSVPDAVYDQLLNELIELENLYPDLIFPDSPTQRVGGTPLSNFEKVRHERPMLSLSNVFNEEDLRDFDKRVRGGAGDSVEYVCELKIDGLAVSLHYENGKFVRGLTRGDGRVGEDITVNLRTVRSIPLKLKEPVSIEVRGEVFMPKKSFHALNEDREERGEELFANPRNAAAGSLRQLDSKIAAKRNLDVFIYGIGGDGETYGLNNHNESLQYLTDLGFKTNGERKVCRSVEEVLAYIEQWTDGRNELSYEIDGIVIKVNRFLHQQDLGFTAKSPKWATAYKFPAEEVMTTVRDIELSIGRTGVVTPTAILEPVAVAGTTVQRASLHNEDLIRERDIRIGDKVIIRKAGDIIPEVVKALIEMRSGDEQPFEMPTECPACGSELVRIEGEVALRCVNPKCPAQIVEGMIHFVSRNAMNIDGLGEKVIEQLYREGLIQDISDLYALTKEQLLELERMGDKSATNLIEAIAASKSNSMERLLFGLGIRHVGERGARILSEHFGSMDQLMQANLEELIAIHEIGDKMADAVVTYFEKEEVAALVERLRERGVNLSYTGTIVRVEEGANAFAGKKIVLTGKLENMTRQEARARIEALGGKLTGSVSKKTDLLIAGEEAGSKLDKAQELGVEVWNEARLLMELNE, translated from the coding sequence ATGGACCGCATCAAAGCTGAAGAACGTGTAACCGAATTGAATGAATTGCTCCGGAACTACGGGCATGCCTATTATGTGCTCGATAAGCCAAGCGTGCCGGATGCCGTGTACGATCAATTGCTCAACGAATTGATCGAGCTGGAGAACCTATATCCCGACTTGATTTTCCCGGACTCCCCAACGCAGCGGGTCGGCGGGACACCCTTGTCGAATTTCGAGAAAGTCCGCCACGAGCGGCCGATGCTCAGTTTGTCGAATGTCTTTAACGAAGAAGATTTGCGTGATTTCGATAAACGTGTGCGCGGCGGTGCCGGAGACTCGGTGGAATATGTGTGCGAACTGAAAATTGACGGCCTGGCCGTTTCGCTTCATTACGAGAACGGCAAATTCGTGCGCGGTTTGACGCGCGGCGACGGCCGTGTCGGAGAAGACATTACGGTCAACCTCCGCACAGTCCGCTCGATTCCGCTTAAATTAAAAGAGCCGGTATCGATCGAAGTGCGCGGCGAAGTGTTCATGCCGAAAAAATCGTTCCATGCACTTAATGAAGACCGCGAGGAGCGGGGCGAAGAATTATTCGCCAATCCGCGCAATGCTGCAGCCGGTTCTTTGCGCCAATTGGATTCGAAAATTGCCGCTAAGCGCAATTTGGATGTCTTCATCTACGGCATTGGCGGAGACGGGGAAACTTACGGCTTGAACAACCATAACGAGTCCCTTCAATATTTGACGGATCTCGGCTTTAAGACGAACGGCGAGCGGAAAGTTTGCCGCTCGGTGGAAGAAGTGCTGGCATACATCGAACAATGGACGGACGGGCGCAATGAGTTGAGCTATGAAATCGATGGCATCGTCATCAAAGTCAACCGCTTTCTCCATCAGCAAGACCTCGGGTTCACGGCGAAAAGCCCGAAATGGGCGACCGCCTATAAATTCCCGGCAGAAGAAGTGATGACGACCGTGCGTGATATCGAGCTGAGCATCGGCCGGACCGGCGTTGTCACCCCGACAGCTATCCTTGAGCCGGTCGCTGTTGCCGGCACTACGGTGCAGCGTGCGTCGCTCCATAATGAAGATTTGATCCGGGAGCGCGACATCCGCATCGGGGATAAAGTCATCATCCGTAAAGCGGGCGATATCATTCCGGAAGTCGTCAAAGCACTGATCGAAATGCGCTCTGGGGATGAACAACCGTTTGAAATGCCGACCGAATGTCCGGCCTGCGGTAGTGAACTCGTCCGGATAGAAGGCGAAGTGGCGCTCCGCTGCGTCAACCCGAAATGCCCGGCGCAAATCGTCGAGGGCATGATCCATTTCGTTTCGCGCAATGCCATGAATATTGATGGGCTCGGTGAGAAAGTGATTGAGCAATTATATCGCGAAGGGCTCATCCAGGATATTTCGGATCTCTACGCTTTGACGAAAGAGCAATTGTTGGAACTCGAGCGCATGGGCGATAAATCTGCCACCAACTTGATCGAGGCGATAGCAGCTTCCAAGAGCAATTCGATGGAACGCTTGTTGTTCGGCCTTGGCATTCGTCACGTCGGCGAACGCGGGGCGCGGATCTTGTCGGAGCATTTCGGCTCGATGGATCAGTTGATGCAGGCAAACTTGGAAGAATTGATTGCCATCCATGAAATCGGCGATAAGATGGCCGATGCCGTCGTCACGTATTTTGAAAAAGAAGAAGTTGCGGCACTTGTGGAACGTTTGCGCGAGCGGGGCGTCAATTTATCCTATACGGGCACGATTGTCCGAGTGGAAGAAGGCGCCAATGCGTTTGCCGGCAAGAAAATCGTGCTGACCGGCAAATTGGAAAACATGACCCGCCAGGAAGCCCGCGCGCGAATCGAGGCGCTCGGCGGCAAATTGACCGGCAGCGTCAGCAAGAAAACCGATTTGCTGATTGCCGGCGAAGAAGCCGGATCCAAACTCGACAAAGCGCAGGAGCTCGGCGTGGAAGTGTGGAATGAAGCACGCCTGCTTATGGAATTGAACGAATAA
- a CDS encoding CamS family sex pheromone protein produces MKRIWWIPISILLLSGCVPSGNDEAEVINTEEEEAETAIIPSMQLDDQYYRTLLPYKQSATRGKIVSRLNSRYDIKEAEHGLLRLSQQQFSPDDYYFQEGQKITDEEASLWLQRKSKDNPQGLNPEDGRSKAETDGGERPQPELLAHILEQNYLVKTEEDKIRLGGVSIGLAMNTVYYSSTDNIPYEESIPQDQIAEEGKRMADEIVKRIREKEGMADVPILVALFAQNSRNAMTPGTYFSYGAAPKGETEVANWNDVDEEYVVFPTSGTDEQYRDIDTAFRNFKQDVELYFSNFTSVIGKGFYQSGQLQEMKIEIPIQFYGSAEVIGFTQYVTGLILDHFPDDIQIEVNVTSTNGAEALILRKAGETEPVVHIYE; encoded by the coding sequence ATGAAACGCATTTGGTGGATCCCGATCAGCATATTGCTGCTTTCGGGATGTGTCCCTTCCGGAAATGACGAGGCGGAAGTGATCAACACAGAAGAAGAAGAGGCAGAAACGGCGATCATTCCGAGCATGCAGCTCGATGATCAATATTACCGGACGCTGTTGCCGTATAAACAGAGCGCCACTCGCGGAAAAATCGTCAGCCGGCTGAATTCGCGCTACGATATCAAGGAAGCGGAGCATGGATTATTGCGCCTGTCGCAGCAGCAATTCTCGCCGGATGATTATTATTTCCAGGAAGGCCAAAAAATCACCGATGAAGAAGCCTCGCTTTGGCTCCAGCGCAAAAGCAAAGATAATCCACAAGGGCTAAACCCGGAGGATGGCCGCAGCAAAGCTGAGACGGACGGGGGCGAACGCCCGCAACCGGAACTGCTGGCGCATATCCTTGAGCAAAATTACCTCGTCAAAACCGAGGAAGACAAAATCCGTCTGGGCGGGGTTTCCATCGGGCTTGCGATGAATACGGTTTATTATAGTTCGACGGACAACATCCCCTATGAAGAATCGATCCCTCAAGATCAGATCGCTGAAGAAGGCAAACGGATGGCTGATGAAATCGTCAAGCGCATAAGGGAGAAAGAAGGCATGGCGGATGTGCCGATCCTCGTCGCTTTATTCGCGCAAAACAGCCGCAACGCGATGACACCCGGCACGTACTTCTCTTACGGCGCTGCCCCGAAAGGCGAGACCGAAGTGGCGAACTGGAATGATGTCGACGAAGAGTATGTCGTATTCCCGACTTCCGGGACGGACGAGCAATACCGGGATATCGATACGGCGTTCCGCAATTTCAAGCAAGATGTCGAATTGTATTTCTCGAATTTCACGAGCGTCATCGGCAAAGGCTTCTACCAAAGCGGCCAATTGCAGGAAATGAAAATCGAAATCCCAATCCAATTTTATGGTTCGGCCGAAGTGATCGGCTTTACGCAATATGTCACCGGCCTGATCCTCGATCATTTCCCGGACGATATCCAGATTGAAGTGAACGTCACGTCGACCAATGGCGCGGAAGCACTCATTTTACGGAAAGCCGGGGAAACGGAACCGGTTGTCCATATTTACGAGTAA
- the gatC gene encoding Asp-tRNA(Asn)/Glu-tRNA(Gln) amidotransferase subunit GatC, with the protein MAKMTKEEVIEVAHLARLAITDEEAVHFADQLEAITNAMELLNELDTENVEPTTHVLPLVNVMREDKSIEGLPRELVMKNVKEHEGGQVRVPTILD; encoded by the coding sequence ATGGCGAAAATGACAAAAGAAGAAGTAATCGAAGTAGCTCACTTGGCGCGTTTGGCAATTACCGACGAGGAAGCTGTGCATTTTGCGGATCAATTGGAAGCGATCACCAATGCGATGGAATTGCTGAACGAATTAGATACGGAAAATGTAGAACCGACGACGCATGTATTGCCGCTAGTCAATGTGATGCGCGAAGACAAGTCGATCGAAGGCTTGCCGCGTGAATTGGTGATGAAAAACGTGAAAGAGCATGAAGGCGGCCAAGTGCGTGTGCCGACCATTCTGGACTGA